The Eschrichtius robustus isolate mEscRob2 chromosome 16, mEscRob2.pri, whole genome shotgun sequence DNA segment gcggtccagaaaccactgctgagggcacgggttcagtccctggtcagggaattaagatcccacaagtcacgcagagcagccaaattaaaaaaaaaaaaaaaaaaaaaagtctacaaattacAAGTGTTggcgaagatgtggagaaaagggaaccctactacactgttggtggaaatgtaaattgatgcagcaactatggaaaacagtatggaggttcctcaaaaaactaaaaatagaactaccatatgatccagcaattccactcataggtatatatctgaagaaaatgaaaacattaatttgaagagatacgtgcaccccaatgttcacagcagcgttatttacaatggccatgatacagaagcaacctaagtgtccatcaacagatgaatgcataaagaagatgtggtatatttttaCAATGCCAtagtactcagacataaaatagaatgaaattctgccacttgcaacaacgtggatggacctagagggtattacgcttggtgaaataaatcagacaaacaAATCACTTagatgtggtatctaaaaaataaaataaatgaatatatgaaaacagaaacagactcactgatatagagaacaaactagtggttaccagtggggctaaggaaggggaaggggcaagttaggggtagggaattaagagatacaaacgactatgtataaaataaataagtgggacttccctggtggctcagtggttaagaatccgcctgacagtgcaggggacacgggttcgcgccctggtcctggaagatcccacatgccgtgaagcaactaggcccatgtgccacaactactgaagcccgtgcacctagagcctgtgctccacaacaaagagaagccaccgcaatgagaagcctgcgcaccgcaatggagagtagcccctgctcgctgcaactagagaaagcctgtgcgcagcaatggagacccaacgcagccaaaaataaataaaaacaaaaaaacaaggtaacttaaaaaaagacacagacctgctagagaatggacttgaggatatggggagggggaagggtaagctgtgacaaagtgagagaggggcatggacatatatacactacccaatgtaaaatagatagctagtgggaagcagccgcatagcacagggagatcagctcggtggtttgtgaccacctagaggggtgggatagggagggagggagggtgggagggagggagacgcaagagggaagagatatgggaacatatgtatatgtataactgattcactttgttataaagcagaaactaacacaccattgtaaagcaattatactccaataaagatgttaaaaaaataataaaataaataagcaacaagcaTATATTGTACAGCGTGggaaatacagccaatattttgtagtaactttaaatggagtataatctataaaaaatactgaatcactattttgtacacctgaaactaacataatatcaGCTatatgtaaatcaactgtacttcaaaaatatatgtaaatcaactatacttcaaaaaaatactaACCTCCTCTACATAGTCTGTTTATGCCTAGTGAGAAAACGAACACTGTTTAACACTAAGCAAGTCGTTTTATTCTCACTTTATGCTTGGTTTACTTGTCTACCAAGTGGGGATAAGACCACCTGCCATAGAAAGCATTTTAACAACTAAGCTAGATCCTGTGAAAGTACCTTGGAAaggataaaattatataattagtaATTATTTAAGGAATGCAGTTATTCTTATTGCTCTTTCAATTAGTAATCTGTGTTTGGGGATGGAGTTCAGGTGAAAGAACCAGTCGGTTCTTCGGGGACAGCCTTTTTCCTGTGTTCCGGCCGTGCGAGTGCTTTGTGCTAATTGCCTGTGGGGGACAGAGATCCCCTCTTGGGCCCTGCAGAATGAGCCAGAGCGAGCCTGGCTTCCAGGTGGCAGAGCCAGCACTCCTCAGAGGGCCAGGGCCAACCCCAAGGTTAAAAGCCTGCGCTCTCAGCTTGAGGGCAGGGgagcagccacagagcacagcCACCATCCTAATTCCACACTCTCTCTCCTACTTGATCCACAAAGCACCAATGACAGTGTGACAGATTCAGGTGGAATCTTGAAGCCAAAGGTATGTTTCCATAGAAAATCTATAGACATTTATTAGTGGAGAATCCAGGGTATGGGAAAGAGAGGCAAAGAGTAAAAAAGATAGAGAAGGAAAGAGCAGTCATGGGGATCAGAGAAGAGAGAGCATGTGAAACGGCCTTTTACAGGGGCTGATTTTGGATTCTTCCTGCCTGGGAAAAGTTGGAGGTGATGATATGGTATTAGGGCCCCAAGCACATTTGTGACCTTCTCTATCAGCTAAGAGAAGAGAtaggaaggaaaaatatttaagctGCACAGGGGAATTGTAAAACTACAAATTAAGAACTTTTATTGAATCAAAGTCATCTCTAGAATGTCTAGGAGAGAAGCTGGAAAATTTTTATCCtgatccccccccccaaaaaaaagacccTTTTGTGTGCACATTCAAGTCCTAGGAACAGAATCCTCCAACAGAAAAGGGTCATAGCAGACTTAGGGAAAGCCCAGTGCCCTTGGTCAGGCAAATGTCTAAACACGAAGTCTctaattcctttttctcttgccaaaggatttgccaatattttatcaTGCCAAAATCTCAGAATGTATAATCACAATTTCTCTTGCTTTTAATTTAagcctgtttttccttttcctaggTAAGGAGAGCACCTGCTCTGCAAGCAGGCATCTTTGAAATCCCACCATATAGCAAAGACATTCTTTAATCACTTCTTAAATGAGCTAATATCTTGGCCATTTTCCATAGAACCtatttcctccttctccctcttctctgaaAATCTGCACATGctccatgtctttttaaaaatgtctgacAGGGGActtcctggctgtccagtggttaagattttgcctcccagtgcagggggtgcgggttcgatccctggtcggggagctaagatcctacatgcctcagggccaaaaaaccaaaaacataaaacagaagcaatattgtaacagattcaataaagacttttaaaatggtccacaacaacaacaacaaaaatctttaaaaaaaatgtaagacCCTCCAGTAAGGAACTTCCTAGGCAAGACAGGGCAGAAAGCTTCCTGGACCTAACGTTGAGCGctcctctctccagttttcccttACGAGACCCACTGCAAACTGCCCTCAGCTTGCACAGAAATGTACCCTCAATGGAACACCATGCTTATCCAGCCTTTTCCAGTCTGAGTTTTTGGTGGTAAACTTTTATATGTATTTGATGTACTGCCATGCATTTAgccttcttttaattttataaaatcctATGCTCATTAGAATTACCCCCTTAGCCAGCCTGATAGTCCATGTATCCAGCATCCTTTTTCCAACAGTAGCATCAGAAATCAATTTAAGGGAGCTTGGTTGGATTCCCTGATGCAAACATCAAATGTGGAGGCCCCTTCAGACATTGTAGATTCCCTTCATTTCCCTTTATGaatcttaaattttaatatattttttcaactgTGCTGCTCTTAGGGGTAATAATTTCCATAGATTTACTATGAACtatgtcattttttcttttattgatcctATGTTTACCTCTTTTAAGATTCAAACTCCCACATCTCTAATTCTTGAATTCTAAGATTCGGGGGTAGAACTCCTGTTCAAATACCTGAAATCCACCGTAGACGTCAACCTTCTAGACAAATTTTGTTCTGTTATATGGCTCTTGCCTGCCATACTGCCACAATGTTTACACTGAAAACCTTATCTCCAGTTCTGACCAAGTCATCATGAAAAGGTTAACTTAGACCTTAGATGCAAGATAGGCACAAACTGAGCTCTCAGGAATATCACTGTCAACTGTCTCCcacataaatgaaatattttaaaataaaacatatataaaaacttCTCTGCCAGGATCAGGAATTCAGGAttaggtttatttatttgtttttattttttataattcccTTTGCTTTTATTACTCAGGCTAATATTAAAGCAAGGCTTGAATTCTGAGAACTTGCACCCATATATGGGGAGTGCTAACAGCTCAGGAACAGTTTCCATGATAGGAGAAAGCCAACTCCAAATTCCATATTTGCTGTGGCTAATCCACGAGTGGCCAATTGAGAACTGTGGTAAAATTTAGGGGAGGAATGGGCAGAAATCTGGGCGAAGGTGGGCAATTACCACACCCAGGATTATCTTTAAGAAGCAAGTCTTGGCTGCTTTTCTCAATATCCTGAAAGTTCAAAACAAATTTACGGACAGGCCAAGATGGGAACCATCTATGCATACATGAGTGATTCCTAAAAATCTTTCTGTAGCCAAACAAACTCCATCTGGATGCTCCTAAATTGCACCATACATGGCGCATCCTCTGAGTTCAGTATTGTCCTTTCTAGGCTTCTCTTAAAATGCAAATAGTGCCGGATCAATTTAACATTCCAGATTACAAGAGAGCTAGGAACCAAGTGGAGAGACCCTTTAAGGGTGGAAAACACCCTGAAGAGCAGTCGAGTTGCTGAATTCAAACTTGAAGTTACATTCATGTTTGCTTGGGGAGTTTGTCAAGATCAGACCAAGCATCTAGCTGGTATGGTATTTCCTCCTGAACTTTCTGGGTGCCTGGCATCAACATCCTCCCACTATATaccctttcctttttctgtgcTGACTGGTATGCATAGAGTGGGGACCAAAAGAGTCCCCAGCTGAGCAGACACAAAGCATCAGCCTCCCAGAGACCAGACAACTTATGGAAGAACATGGGCCATGTCTGTCTGTGTTTCTTTCCCCTAGGGGTACAAGAGGACAAGCACTTCTAGGAGGAGGTAGTGAGATGGATACCAGGAAGAACAGAAATATGAGCTACCAGATTGGTACCTCAGTTCCTCAGCTCCCTTAAGTCCTAAATGAAAAGAATAAGCAAtcacctcttcttcttttttaatttatttatttaatttatttatttttggctgcattgggtctttgttgctgtgcgggctttctctagttgcggcgagcgggggcgacTCTTCCATTgtggcgcgggcttctcattgaggtggcttctcttgttgcggagcacgggctctaggcgcgcaggctttactagttgtggctcgcgggctctagagcgcaggctcagtagttgtggcgcacggccttagttgctccaaggcatgtgggattttcccagaccagggctcgaacccatgtccccagcattggcatgcggattcttaaccactgtgccaccagggaagccctaagcagTCACCGCTTCTTAAGGTATTAGATAGAGATATGAAGGAGGGTTGAAAAGTGCTCTGAAATCTTTATCATCCCTGACTCAAAAGAAGGACTACCTTGTTGACCTAAAGAAACAGACAATTAGAAGAGATTTCCTGCCTGACATCTGGGTGGGATCTAGCATTAGGATCTCCAGTATTTTTGCTACTTATTGATGAAAAGGACAGTTCTCAGGGTCTTCAGAGGTGTAGAGGTGTAGCCAAGTCGTCCCTGTCTGGAGCACCAGAACCAGATAAGCACACGTGCACACTTCCCTTGAGTAGAAACTCCCGTCAAGCCTGCTCTTTGGGCGTGGCAGCCAGGGTTCCTGTGGGACATGTCATGGTCCAGAGGAAGAGCAGAGCATTTACTCCCAGTCTTCAGCGTCCAGATGAGGACAGCTGACCCaagactgtttttgttttcttctcagatCCTTTTATTTATTAGCCAAAGAAGGGGGATGGGCTTTGGTTCGTGATCTTCAGTAGAGCCTAGGTCTTGCCCATTGAAGGGAGATGGTAATTGGCCCATTATTAACAAGAGGTAATTTTTGTTTATGAGATGTTAAGAATTACTCCATGGTTTAGAGGTGGGCATAGTGGTCATATACCTCAAACTTTGGGGGATCCCCTCTGAAAacttctattttccttttctaattatGGGTATCCTGTAACTGATTTAACTCCTTTTGGGGTAGACCCTGTTTCTATCTTTAGCCTGTTCCACCTACACGTACTTGGGCTTACATGAAATTTTGTTCTGTTCTACATTTACCTCTTTTTAACTCACGTAtttgtattttctgtatttgGTGAATATGTCTATATTCATGCTTCCCATTCTTTTCATGATTGTATAGACTCATCACCTTCTCCCTCAAACTTCATCTTTCTAGACCAGGAGTTTTCACTTGGGAGGGGAGGGAtatagaagagaagggaagaaatttATCAGAAACATTTGGGGAATTCTTCCAAATACAGCAGGTCTGCTCACCCCTCCTCTGAGTATACCAAAACCTTGGCTGGGGAAATTAGTATTTTTTGAGAATTTCCACATTTAGTTCCAATGGTCAACTCCCTCTACCCTTTTGAACTGAAGGAGTTCACACTCCTTCATCATGGACAAAGATGATGGATGGACAGGGTGCAAAGGTGAATTTCTTGGGTCATCACTGTGTTGAACTGAAGACCCTGATCTTTTTGTTCTTCATGAGGCACTTCCTTCATTTTGTGATAGCTCATGTTTGATATTCAGATGGAATAAAGTTTCCATTCATTGTGGGACTGACAGTGTTTGGGGATTGCAATGAAACCTTGCaatcataaaatttaaattggTACTTAACTACGAAGGCCGGCGACATCAGACCTGCACTGATGCAGATCCACCTAATCCAGTAGCTTCTTCTTCACTTGCTTTACTCCTGGTTGTCCCTGGACAGATTCCTCAAGTGACTGAAGGCAACCAGAGATGGAAAGGGCCAACAGCAGCTCCTTGGAGAGCTTTATTCTGATGGGTGTATCTGACCATCCCCAGCTGGAGATAATCTTTTTTGTAGTCATCCTCTTCTCCTACTTGCTGACCCTGGTTGGGAACTCAACCATGATCCTGCTTTCCAGCCTGGATGCCCGGCTCCACATACACATGTACTTCTTCCTCAGCAACCTCTCCTCCCTGGATCTTGCTTTTACTACTAGCTCAGTCCCCAAAATGCTGATCATCTTGTGGGGATCAGACAAGACCATCAGCTATGGTGGCTGTGTGACCCAACTCAATGTTTTCCTCTGGCTAGGGGCTACTGAGTGCATCCTGCTGGTGGTGATGGCATTTGACTGCTATGTCACAGTGTGCTGACCCCTGCACTACACCACCATCATGAACCCCCGGCTCTGCTGGCTGCTGGCTGCCATTGCCTGGTTGGGTGGCTTGGGCAACTCTGTGGTCCAGTCAACATTCACTCTGAAGCTCCCTTTGTGTGGGCACCAGAGGGTGGACAGCTTCCTGTGTGAGGTGCCTGCCATGATCAAACTAGCCTGTGGAGACACAAGTCTCAATGAGGCTGTGCTCAATGGTGTCTGCACCTTCTTCACCACTGTCCCATTAGGCATCATCCTGATCTCCTACTGCTAAATAGCTCAGGCAGTGCTGAAGATCCACTCAGCCGAGGGACAGAGAAAGACCTTTAACACATGCCTCTCTCATCTGGTGGTGGTGCTCCTCTTTTACGGCTCAGCTATCTATGGGTATCTGCTTGCAGCTAAGACCAGCAACCAGGACAAATTCATTTCCCTCTTCTACTCTGTGGTCACACCCATGGTCAACCCTCTCATTTACACTCTGAGGAACAAGGAGGTGAAGAGGGCGCTGAGGAGGCTGCTGGGGAAGTCAGCTGAAGGAAGGGAAAACTCTATCATTTACCACCTCTTCATCTCTACAAgctttttctcattctctctggCCAGGTGAACATGAGGAGTACTGACCACAGTACAAGCACGTTCTTGACAGCACTAAGCTGTTGGTACATGGTTAATGTTATTTCTAATATTCTACACTTCTTTACCAAATATCCTACTGTGGACCACAGATAACAGGGCAGATGTGTCATCAATGGCTCAGAGGTTGTTGACTTAGTACAGACTTAGCTCACTGTCACTGCTGTCCACATTTTattatgtgtaatatatattacatatgtattattatatttctAGAGAATTCTGTACTTTTCTAAAGAAAGCACCTCCACTTGGCAGTACCTTATATAATTCCATAAAATCAAGCCAGGTTTTATTAGCCCCAGTTGAAAACCCAAGAATTCATCTTTGCACCCTATCCATCCATCATCGTTGTCcatctctctttgtcttttcttaATATTTCAGTCTATCTACCCACACTTCCCAGCCATATGCCCCTCTGTCATCTTGTTTAACCTCTCCTTTATGTCTACATTCCATTTTCCCTTTTGTCTTATCCAATGTTGAATGAGAAATGGTAGGAacgagattggttcaagatggcagagtagaaggacgtgctctcactccctcttgcgagagcaccggaatcacaactaactgctgaacaatcatcaacaggaagacactggaactcaccaaaaaagataccccacatccaaagacaaaggagaagccacaatgagacagtaggaggggcacggtcacaataaaatcaaatcccataactgctggctgggtgactcacaaactggagaacacttataccacagaagtccacccactggagtgaaggttctgagccccacgtcaggcttccaacctgggggtcctgcaACAGGAGAAGGAATTCCCAGAGgaacagactttgaaggctagcgggatttgactgtaggactttgacaggactgggggaaacagagactccactcttggagggcacacacaaagtagtgtgtgcattgggtcccaggggaaggagcagtgactcccataggagactgaactagACCTACTAGCtaatgttggagggtctcctgcagaggcgggggttggctgtgtctcaccgtgaggacaaggacactggcagcagaagttctgggaagtactccttggcatgaggcctcccagagtctgacattagccccaccaaagagcccaggtaggctccagggttgggtcacctcaggccaaacaaccaacagggagggaacccagccccacccatcagcagacaagtggattaaagttttactgagctctgccaccagagcaacagccagttctacccaccaccagtcgctcccatcaggaaacttgcacaagcctcttagataacctaatccaccagagggcagacagcagaagcaagaagaactacaatcctgcagcttgtggaacaaaaccacattcacagaaagatagacaggatgaaaaggcagagggctatgtaccagatgaaggaacaagacaaaaccccagaaaaacaactaaatgaagtggagataggcaaccttccagaaaaagaattcagaataatgatagtgaagataatccaggacctcaaaaaagaatggaggcaaagatcgagaagatgcaagaaatgtttaataaagatctagaagaattaaagaacaaacaaacagagatgaacaatacaataactgaaatgaaaactacactagaaggaatcaatagcagaataactgaggcagaagaacggataagtgacctggaagacagaatggtggaattcactgctgtggaacagaataaagaaaaaagaatgaaaagaaaggaagacagcctaagagacctctgggacaacattaaatgcaacaacatttgcattataggggtcccagaaggagaagagagagagaaaggacctgagaaaatatttgaagagattatcgttgaaaacttccctaacgtgggaaaggaaatagccacccaagtccaggaaatgcagagagtcccatacaggataaacccaaggaaacacgctgagacacatactaatcaaattggcaaaaattaaagacacagaaaaattattgaaagcagcaagggaaaaacgacaaataacatacaagggaactcc contains these protein-coding regions:
- the OR2C1 gene encoding LOW QUALITY PROTEIN: olfactory receptor 2C1 (The sequence of the model RefSeq protein was modified relative to this genomic sequence to represent the inferred CDS: substituted 2 bases at 2 genomic stop codons): MERANSSSLESFILMGVSDHPQLEIIFFVVILFSYLLTLVGNSTMILLSSLDARLHIHMYFFLSNLSSLDLAFTTSSVPKMLIILWGSDKTISYGGCVTQLNVFLWLGATECILLVVMAFDCYVTVCXPLHYTTIMNPRLCWLLAAIAWLGGLGNSVVQSTFTLKLPLCGHQRVDSFLCEVPAMIKLACGDTSLNEAVLNGVCTFFTTVPLGIILISYCXIAQAVLKIHSAEGQRKTFNTCLSHLVVVLLFYGSAIYGYLLAAKTSNQDKFISLFYSVVTPMVNPLIYTLRNKEVKRALRRLLGKSAEGRENSIIYHLFISTSFFSFSLAR